A DNA window from Xyrauchen texanus isolate HMW12.3.18 chromosome 6, RBS_HiC_50CHRs, whole genome shotgun sequence contains the following coding sequences:
- the LOC127645237 gene encoding DDB1- and CUL4-associated factor 8-like, which produces MSNTDVNASVPNGGSDDPDPGEGRREVDASPAPEAHSSTESANLSSAPEGGEGGQDRPMTDSEQKQGPGEEEDTDSMDGSGLYSLTEGESEEGGLRERGKDAGRRSARKRNRPSGGATRHSSSSEEDDDEEEEEEEEEEEDVEEEDEQAMETWLGADLRDLSCPSWRAVPSLRAREIGRDSHQFVRSACGARGLVQRLELQGRLERHTGCVNTLHFNPSGTRLASGSDDLRVVIWDWARRRAELEFDSGHKSNVFQAKFLPHSGDSTLAMCARDGQIRVAELSATQRCKNTKKVAQHKGAAHKLALDPDSPCSFLSAGEDAVVFGIDLRLDRPADKLVVVKEGEKKVGLYTIFVNPDKTHHFAVGGRDQYVRIYDQRKINENDNNGVLKKFCPSHLLTSDNKTNITCLVYSHDGSELLVSYNDEDIYLFDSSHSDGADYCRRYKGHRNNATVKGVNFYGPSSEFVVSGSDCGHIYLWDKNSARVVQFMEGDKGGVVNCLEPHPHIPGLATSGLDHDVKLWAPTAENPTTLKGLKEVMKKNKRERDEDCVRHGDQYDTQLLWFLMRHMRNRRPQRAHRGEGGEGDTDESWSSPDTSDEEAGPDHVQCMSS; this is translated from the exons ATGAGCAATACAGATGTTAATGCCAGTGTCCCAAATG GTGGTTCTGATGATCCAGATCCTGGAGAAGGAAGACGGGAGGTGGATGCATCTCCGGCACCAGAGGCCCATTCTAGCACAGAGTCCG CAAATCTGAGTTCAGCGCCAGAGGGAGGTGAGGGTGGTCAGGACAGGCCAATGACAGACTCTGAACAGAAGCAGGGGCCTGGAGAAGAGGAGGACACAGACAGCATGGATGGCAGTGGATTGTACTCTCTAACGGAAGGAGAGAGTGAAGAAGGGGGACTGAGAGAGAGGGGAAAAGATGCAGGAAGGCGATCCGCTAGGAAGAGAAACCGACCCAGCGGGGGAGCCACACGTCACTCTTCTAGTTCAGAAGAGGATGACgacgaagaagaagaggaggaggaggaggaggaagaggacgttGAGGAAGAAGATGAGCAAGCCATGGAGACGTGGCTGGGAGCAGACCTGCGTGACCTGAGTTGCCCTTCGTGGCGTGCAGTCCCCTCGCTGCGTGCCCGAGAGATTGGCCGCGACTCGCACCAGTTTGTGAGGAGTGCGTGTGGGGCGCGGGGTCTCGTCCAGAGGCTGGAACTGCAGGGCCGCCTGGAGAGACACACGGGTTGCGTGAACACCCTCCACTTTAACCCCTCCGGCACCCGCCTAGCCTCGGGCAGTGACGACCTCCGTGTGGTGATATGGGACTGGGCTCGCAGAAGAGCAGAGCTAGAGTTTGACAGTGGCCATAAGAGCAATGTCTTTCAG GCAAAGTTCCTCCCACACAGTGGTGACTCCACATTGGCCATGTGTGCCCGAGATGGACAGATCAGAGTGGCTGAGCTTTCTGCTACACAACGTTGCAAAAACACCAAAAAAGTAGCCCAGCACAAAGGCGCCGCACATAAG CTTGCACTGGATCCAGACTCTCCCTGCTCTTTCCTTTCTGCCGGTGAAGATGCAGTGGTGTTCGGCATTGACCTGCGTTTAGACAGACCTGCTGA CAAACTGGTGGTGGTGAAGGAAGGTGAAAAGAAGGTGGGGCTGTATACCATCTTTGTGAACCCAGACAAAACACACCACTTTGCTGTGGGTGGGAGAGACCAGTATGTCAG GATCTATGACCAGAGAAAGATCAATGAAAACGATAATAATGGCGTGCTGAAGAAGTTTTGTCCCTCTCACTTGTTGACCAGcgacaacaaaacaaatatcacCTGCTTAGTGTACAGCCATGATGGCTCAG AGCTGCTGGTAAGTTACAATGATGAGGACATTTACCTTTTTGACTCCAGCCACAGTGATGGGGCAGATTACTGCAGGAGATACAAAGGTCACCGCAACAATGCCACAG TGAAGGGAGTTAACTTCTATGGTCCTAGTAGTGAGTTTGTTGTCAGTGGCAGTGACTGTGGACACATCTACCTTTGGGACAAGAACTCTGCCCGCGTGGTGCAGTTTATGGAGGGAGACAAGGGAGGAGTG GTGAACTGCCTAGAACCTCATCCTCATATCCCAGGTTTAGCAACCAGTGGTCTAGACCATGATGTGAAACTGTGGGCCCCGACTGCTGAGAATCCCACAACACTGAAGGGACTTAAAGAG GTAATGAAGAAGAACAAGCGAGAGCGTGATGAAGACTGTGTTCGACATGGTGACCAGTATGACACACAGCTCCTCTGGTTCCTGATGAGACACATGAGAAACCGAAGGCCTCAGAGA GCCCACCGAGGGGAAGGTGGAGAGGGCGACACAGATGAATCCTGGAGCTCGCCAGATACCTCTGACGAAGAAGCAGGGCCAGACCATGTCCAGTGCATGTCCTCctga
- the LOC127645448 gene encoding putative ferric-chelate reductase 1, which yields MDNRLMFLVVFVISCAVPCMKTEGYLSPPTKLTSNITRNECGINKLCVEKPTKCDPSGSSQCFFTSTRFFTNTTSLAFELSRDFTGYIALAAGLNSNLSQGTNVVFVCGNNNGTFFFRTAMLTNNTLVITNSPNVSNIQGSIQQSLIQCAFNIPIDFNNSNTIGALATLGIKASAFSFSNLANSTINTFIEIFHGSTNGTVLGQPQSVFGSSYLVNLANPNSTAIITSSPPNTTATPTTTVVTVANGSIPLTSLLSQAAIALLSIFTLRLL from the exons ATGGACAACAGACTGATGTTTTTGGTGGTTTTTGTGATTTCTTGTGCTGTACCTTGCATGAAGACTGAAGGATACCTTTCACCACCAACAAAATTGACA TCCAACATCACCCGCAATGAGTGTGGAATAAATAAACTGTGTGTGGAGAAGCCAACTAAATGTGATCCTTCAGGCAGCTCTCAGTGCTTCTTCACCTCCACACGGTTTTTCACCAATACCACAAGCTTGGCCTTTGAGCTCAGTCGCGACTTCACTGGTTACATCGCTTTAGCAGCTGGACTAAACTCTAATTTGTCTCAG GGGACCAATGTTGTCTTTGTTTGTGGTAATAATAATGGCACTTTCTTCTTCCGAACTGCAATGCTTACAAACAACACACTGGTAATAACAAATTCG cCTAATGTAAGCAATATCCAAGGTTCGATACAACAGAGCTTGATTCAGTGTGCCTTCAACATCCCCATTGATTTTAACAACAGTAACACCATTGGTGCCCTAGCCACTCTAGGCATCAAAGCCAGTGCTTTCAGCTTCAGCAACCTTGCTAATTCAACGATTAACACATTCATTGAAATCTTTCATGGCTCAACTAATG GGACTGTGCTGGGACAGCCGCAGAGTGTGTTTGGATCCTCTTATTTAGTGAATCTAGCTAATCCCAATTCTACTGCCATAATCACTTCATCTCCTCCAAATACCACAGCTACCCCCACTACAACTGTTGTCACTGTTGCAAACGGTAGCATCCCACTCACCAGCCTACTGAGTCAAG CTGCAATTGCCCTGCTCAGTATTTTCACTCTGCGCCTGCTCTGA